In Romboutsia lituseburensis, a genomic segment contains:
- a CDS encoding DUF134 domain-containing protein — protein sequence MSRPTKFRRVEFFPENNYFVPIGKSKCELEEIVLKVEELEAMRLKDIEELNQEECAKKMKISRQTFQNIIDGARKKVAMALTEGKSINISGGHYTTNHCKFKCMDCGSIYNINYEQDKSSCPSCGSQSVICSKKAEFCKKWCHGQRDK from the coding sequence ATGTCAAGACCAACAAAATTTAGAAGAGTAGAATTTTTTCCAGAGAATAATTATTTCGTACCAATAGGAAAATCTAAGTGTGAACTTGAAGAAATTGTTTTAAAGGTAGAAGAACTTGAAGCAATGAGGCTTAAAGATATAGAGGAATTAAATCAAGAAGAGTGCGCAAAAAAGATGAAAATATCGAGACAAACATTCCAAAATATAATTGATGGAGCTAGAAAAAAAGTTGCTATGGCTTTGACAGAAGGAAAATCAATTAATATTAGTGGTGGACATTACACTACAAATCATTGTAAGTTTAAATGTATGGATTGTGGTTCAATATATAATATTAATTATGAACAAGACAAATCGTCTTGTCCAAGCTGTGGATCTCAAAGCGTAATATGCAGTAAAAAAGCTGAATTTTGTAAAAAGTGGTGTCATGGACAACGTGATAAATAG
- a CDS encoding DUF362 domain-containing protein, whose protein sequence is MAYIINDACISCGACAGECPVECISEGDSKYVIDAGACIECGACAGVCPVDAPQPE, encoded by the coding sequence ATGGCTTACATAATAAATGATGCTTGCATAAGCTGTGGTGCTTGTGCTGGTGAATGTCCAGTTGAATGTATATCTGAAGGAGATAGCAAATACGTTATAGATGCTGGTGCTTGTATCGAATGTGGTGCTTGTGCTGGAGTTTGTCCTGTTGATGCTCCTCAACCAGAATAA
- a CDS encoding 4Fe-4S dicluster domain-containing protein: protein MHRILINKELCTGCKNCVLACMLKHSENDNIYTLDLENIDNDGRGHIELDKDNKPVPIICRHCDEPECVLTCMSGAMSKNNETGIVSYNETKCGSCYMCVMSCPYGVLKVDDRTKQVVLKCDLCKDEEYPRCVANCPSGALELQKEDAYAR from the coding sequence ATGCATAGAATATTAATAAATAAAGAATTATGTACTGGATGTAAAAACTGTGTTTTAGCTTGTATGCTAAAACACAGTGAAAACGACAATATATATACTCTTGATTTAGAAAATATAGATAATGATGGTAGAGGTCACATAGAACTTGATAAAGATAATAAACCTGTGCCTATAATATGTAGACATTGTGATGAGCCAGAATGTGTATTAACTTGCATGAGCGGAGCTATGAGTAAGAATAATGAAACAGGGATTGTATCATATAATGAGACTAAATGCGGTTCGTGCTATATGTGCGTAATGTCTTGTCCTTATGGCGTATTAAAAGTGGATGATAGAACGAAACAAGTTGTATTAAAATGTGATCTATGTAAAGATGAAGAATATCCTAGATGTGTAGCTAATTGTCCAAGTGGGGCATTAGAGCTACAAAAGGAGGATGCTTATGCTAGATAA
- a CDS encoding S8 family serine peptidase: MKHSVYMEKKIRIIKMFFILLMSILIIKCVVSSINENKIKDYKEDENRDITLLESIPKDYKTWGIRAINYTNENLSSNSYKKIKIAILDSGINQAHQELREKVKEMSNFTKSNSKDNLNHGTPIAGILASNNKLKGILGNLEIYSAKIINDDGTIHEDSVIDAINWAIEKDVDIINMSFGFRHNSAKLEKAINLAIQNNILIVASAGNKYGLNTDYPARYRDVISVGSINSNLELSKFNPVDKIDFVAPGEKILSASNLGGYKLYVGSSFSTPFVTGVIGRCIIDKNIKKDENRLSKVYNYLLENSISIKDNFNIIQLIRGDI; this comes from the coding sequence ATGAAACATAGTGTTTATATGGAAAAAAAAATTAGAATAATTAAAATGTTTTTTATTTTATTAATGTCGATATTGATAATTAAATGTGTTGTTTCAAGTATCAATGAAAATAAGATTAAAGACTATAAAGAGGATGAAAATAGAGATATTACACTTTTGGAAAGTATACCTAAAGATTATAAAACTTGGGGGATACGAGCGATTAACTATACTAATGAAAACTTATCTTCTAATAGTTACAAAAAAATTAAAATTGCTATTTTAGATAGTGGAATAAATCAAGCTCATCAGGAACTAAGAGAAAAAGTAAAAGAAATGAGTAATTTTACGAAATCAAATTCAAAAGATAACTTAAATCATGGTACACCTATTGCGGGAATTTTAGCATCTAATAATAAGTTAAAGGGAATTTTAGGAAACTTAGAGATATATAGTGCAAAAATTATAAATGATGATGGTACTATTCATGAAGACAGTGTAATAGATGCTATTAATTGGGCTATAGAAAAAGATGTAGATATTATTAATATGAGTTTTGGATTTAGACATAATTCAGCAAAGCTAGAAAAAGCAATTAACCTTGCCATTCAAAATAACATACTAATAGTTGCATCTGCTGGAAATAAGTATGGTTTAAATACTGATTATCCTGCAAGATACAGGGATGTAATATCGGTTGGGAGTATTAATTCTAACTTAGAGTTAAGTAAGTTTAACCCTGTTGACAAAATAGACTTTGTAGCACCTGGAGAAAAAATTTTAAGCGCTTCTAATTTAGGCGGATATAAACTATATGTAGGTTCATCTTTCTCAACACCATTTGTTACAGGGGTTATTGGAAGATGTATTATAGATAAAAACATAAAAAAGGATGAAAATAGATTGTCAAAAGTATATAATTATCTTTTGGAAAATTCAATATCGATAAAAGATAATTTTAATATAATACAACTAATAAGAGGAGATATATAA
- the cooS gene encoding anaerobic carbon-monoxide dehydrogenase catalytic subunit — MSCNTCRMCESADKKLESFIASKDVETAFHRTEDQKIKCGFGLQGVCCRLCANGPCRVTPKSPRGICGADADTIVARNFLRAVASGSACYLHVVENTARNLKHLGETKGEIKGLNALNDLAEKFGIEESDNHQKCIKVADKVINDLYKPRFEKMELVEKIAYGPRVKRWKELGIMPGGAKSEVFDAIVKSSTNLNSDPVDMLVNCLNLGISTGLYGLTLTNLLNDVMLGEPVIRMAPVGFNVIDKDYINIMITGHQHSTFSHFQDRLKDADVVAMAKEAGAKGFRLVGCTCVGQDLQLRGEHYQEVFAGHAGNNFTSEAVLSTGAIDIVLSEFNCTIPGLEPIADKYKVKMVCLDDVAKKANAEYVQFDRENLEAISTELINKSLESYKERRSVVEIDIPSDHGYEQSLTGVSEKNLKEFLGNSWKPLINLIAEGKIKGIAAVVGCSNMTAGGHDINTVELTKELIKRDIIVLSAGCSTGGLENVGLMSPGAEELAGDNLKEVCKSLGIPPVLNFGPCLAIGRLEIVATEIAAELGIDLPQLPLVLSAPQWLEEQALADGAFGLALGLPLHLALPPFITGGKLVTEVLTEKLKDLTGGHVIVNPDPKSSADQLEEIIIDRRQNLGLKEVECYA; from the coding sequence ATGTCTTGTAATACTTGTAGAATGTGTGAAAGTGCAGATAAAAAATTGGAAAGCTTTATAGCATCTAAGGACGTGGAAACAGCATTCCATAGAACAGAGGATCAAAAAATTAAGTGTGGGTTTGGACTTCAAGGCGTATGCTGTAGATTGTGCGCAAATGGACCCTGTAGAGTAACGCCTAAGTCGCCAAGAGGAATATGTGGAGCTGATGCGGATACAATAGTAGCTAGAAACTTTTTAAGAGCAGTGGCATCAGGTTCAGCTTGTTATTTACATGTAGTAGAAAATACTGCTAGAAACTTAAAACATCTAGGAGAGACTAAGGGTGAAATAAAAGGTTTAAATGCTTTAAATGATTTAGCTGAAAAATTTGGAATAGAAGAAAGCGATAATCACCAAAAGTGCATAAAAGTAGCTGATAAGGTTATAAATGACTTATATAAACCAAGATTTGAAAAAATGGAACTTGTTGAAAAAATTGCATATGGACCAAGAGTAAAGAGATGGAAAGAATTAGGTATAATGCCTGGAGGAGCTAAGTCAGAAGTGTTTGATGCTATAGTTAAATCATCAACAAACTTAAATAGTGATCCAGTGGATATGTTAGTTAATTGTCTAAACTTAGGTATATCAACAGGGTTATACGGGCTTACATTAACAAATCTTTTAAATGATGTTATGTTAGGAGAACCAGTTATAAGAATGGCGCCAGTAGGATTTAACGTTATAGATAAAGATTATATAAACATAATGATAACAGGACATCAACACTCAACATTCTCTCATTTCCAAGATAGATTAAAAGATGCTGATGTAGTTGCTATGGCTAAAGAGGCTGGAGCAAAAGGATTTAGACTAGTAGGATGTACATGTGTAGGTCAAGATTTACAATTAAGAGGAGAGCATTATCAAGAAGTATTTGCGGGTCATGCAGGAAACAATTTTACAAGTGAAGCAGTGCTTTCAACGGGGGCAATAGATATAGTGTTATCTGAATTTAACTGTACAATACCAGGTCTTGAGCCAATAGCTGATAAATATAAAGTAAAAATGGTTTGTTTAGATGATGTAGCTAAAAAAGCCAATGCAGAATATGTACAATTTGATAGAGAAAACTTAGAGGCTATAAGTACAGAATTAATAAATAAATCATTAGAGTCATACAAAGAAAGAAGAAGTGTAGTAGAAATAGATATACCAAGTGATCATGGATATGAACAATCTTTAACTGGTGTAAGTGAAAAGAATTTAAAAGAGTTTTTAGGAAACTCATGGAAACCACTTATAAATTTAATAGCAGAAGGAAAAATCAAAGGTATAGCTGCTGTAGTTGGATGTTCAAATATGACTGCTGGTGGACATGATATAAATACTGTTGAATTGACAAAAGAATTAATAAAGAGAGACATAATAGTACTTTCAGCTGGATGTTCAACAGGAGGACTTGAAAATGTAGGTCTTATGTCTCCAGGAGCTGAGGAATTAGCAGGAGATAACCTAAAAGAAGTATGTAAATCATTAGGAATACCACCAGTATTAAACTTTGGTCCATGTTTAGCAATAGGAAGACTAGAAATAGTTGCAACAGAAATTGCAGCAGAACTAGGAATAGATTTACCACAATTACCACTTGTATTATCAGCACCACAATGGTTGGAAGAACAAGCATTAGCTGATGGAGCATTTGGATTAGCATTAGGATTACCACTTCATTTAGCATTACCACCATTCATAACAGGTGGAAAATTAGTAACAGAAGTACTTACTGAAAAATTAAAAGACTTAACAGGAGGTCACGTTATAGTGAATCCAGACCCTAAATCTTCAGCAGATCAATTAGAAGAAATAATAATAGATAGAAGACAAAACCTAGGGTTAAAGGAAGTGGAATGTTATGCATAG
- a CDS encoding ABC-F family ATP-binding cassette domain-containing protein produces MIVLSCNNLNKSFGIDSILENVSFTVNEGDKVGIIGVNGTGKTTLFKVISGIYGYDSGDIYTSKDCEIGYLEQNTNFHSNNTIFEEVLEVFKDLIDMESYLRNLEIKIAEESANPNSSQLEKIMNEYSHKLEEFSELNGYGYKSEAKGVLKGLGFSDEDMDKPISILSGGEKTRVLLGKLLLKKPTLLLLDEPTNHLDSDAIEWLEVFLKQYRGTVILISHDRYFLDQVVNRVFEIHNKKLKTYNGNYSDFVKLSAVEKEIEKKKFEDQQKDIKKQEESIERLKAYGREKHLKRARSKEKALSKVDVLDKPDGDRKRARIEFNPSVTSGNDVLQVRDVSMRYGERILFKDLNLDIYRGEKVALIGANGIGKSTLFKIIMNELQPLCGNIKFGTNVNVSYFHQEQKTLNLDNTIIDEIWENNTHLTQTTLRSMLGAFLFEGEEVFKKISTLSGGERARVAILKLILSNANFLLLDEPTNHLDIDSKEVLEEALSGYTGTIFTISHDRYFLNTVVDKVLVLDENGICEYLGNYDYYIEKKKQVYEMSLMEEKEEKTKTQIKDEKRKEREQREAQKKNRHKLQQIEKEIQETEIKIEELDMLLCQEEIYSNPDKAKDVSQEKISFEDKLSSLYEQWEELM; encoded by the coding sequence ATGATTGTTTTGTCATGTAATAACTTGAATAAAAGTTTTGGAATAGATTCGATATTAGAAAACGTAAGTTTTACAGTAAATGAAGGTGATAAAGTCGGTATAATAGGTGTAAATGGAACTGGAAAAACCACTTTATTCAAAGTAATTTCTGGTATATACGGTTATGATAGCGGAGATATATACACTTCAAAAGATTGTGAAATAGGATATTTAGAGCAAAATACTAATTTCCATTCAAATAACACTATATTCGAAGAGGTGTTAGAAGTTTTCAAAGACTTAATAGATATGGAATCGTACCTAAGAAATTTAGAAATAAAAATAGCAGAAGAAAGTGCTAATCCTAATTCTTCTCAACTAGAAAAAATTATGAATGAGTATTCTCATAAGTTAGAAGAATTTTCTGAGTTAAATGGATATGGATATAAATCAGAAGCTAAAGGGGTTTTAAAGGGTCTAGGTTTTTCTGATGAAGATATGGATAAGCCTATAAGTATACTTTCTGGTGGAGAAAAAACTAGAGTCCTTTTAGGTAAATTACTTCTTAAAAAACCTACGCTTCTATTATTAGATGAACCTACTAACCACTTAGATTCTGATGCTATAGAATGGTTAGAAGTATTTTTAAAACAATATAGAGGAACTGTTATACTAATTTCTCATGATAGATATTTCTTAGATCAAGTAGTTAATAGAGTTTTTGAAATTCATAATAAAAAACTAAAAACTTACAATGGAAATTACTCTGATTTTGTTAAATTATCAGCTGTAGAAAAAGAAATAGAAAAGAAAAAATTTGAAGACCAACAAAAAGATATAAAGAAGCAAGAAGAATCTATTGAGAGATTAAAAGCTTATGGTAGAGAAAAGCATCTAAAAAGAGCTAGAAGTAAAGAAAAAGCCCTTTCTAAAGTTGATGTTTTAGATAAACCTGACGGTGATAGAAAAAGAGCTAGAATTGAATTTAATCCTTCTGTAACGAGCGGTAATGATGTTTTACAAGTAAGAGATGTTTCTATGAGGTACGGAGAAAGAATTTTATTTAAAGATTTAAACCTTGATATCTATAGAGGTGAAAAAGTTGCTCTTATTGGAGCTAACGGAATCGGTAAATCAACATTATTTAAAATAATAATGAATGAACTTCAACCACTATGCGGAAATATAAAATTTGGAACTAATGTGAATGTATCTTATTTCCATCAGGAACAGAAAACTTTAAATCTTGATAATACAATAATAGATGAAATTTGGGAAAACAATACTCATCTTACTCAAACTACTTTAAGAAGTATGCTTGGAGCTTTTCTATTTGAAGGAGAAGAAGTTTTCAAAAAAATATCTACCTTAAGTGGTGGTGAAAGAGCCAGAGTAGCTATATTAAAATTAATATTATCAAATGCAAACTTCTTATTACTTGATGAACCTACTAACCATTTAGATATAGATTCTAAAGAGGTATTAGAAGAAGCTTTATCAGGTTATACAGGAACGATATTTACTATTTCTCATGATAGATATTTCTTAAACACTGTAGTTGATAAAGTTTTAGTACTTGATGAAAATGGTATTTGCGAATACTTAGGAAATTATGATTATTATATAGAGAAAAAGAAACAAGTCTATGAAATGAGTTTAATGGAAGAAAAAGAAGAAAAAACTAAAACTCAAATAAAAGATGAAAAGCGTAAAGAAAGAGAACAGCGTGAAGCTCAAAAGAAAAACAGGCATAAGCTCCAACAAATAGAAAAAGAAATTCAAGAAACAGAAATTAAAATAGAAGAATTAGATATGTTATTATGCCAAGAAGAAATTTATTCTAATCCTGACAAAGCAAAAGATGTTAGCCAAGAAAAAATTTCTTTCGAAGACAAATTATCTTCTCTTTACGAACAATGGGAAGAACTTATGTAG
- a CDS encoding redox-sensing transcriptional repressor Rex codes for MGSKNISMAVIRRLPKYHRYLGDLLDKDIQRISSKELSDIIGFTASQIRQDLNNFGGFGQQGYGYNVGALHNEIGKILGLDKQYNAILIGAGNLGQAIANYSGFRKAGFEVKALFDANPRMIGLKIREFEVLDSEEIEDYVRDNDIDIAILCIPKNGAQSIVNKLVNVGIKGIWNFAPIDLEVPKDVIVENVNLTESLFTLSYLMKENEEM; via the coding sequence ATGGGATCTAAAAACATATCTATGGCAGTAATAAGAAGACTACCAAAGTATCATAGATACCTTGGCGATTTATTAGATAAAGACATACAAAGAATTTCTTCAAAAGAATTAAGTGATATAATCGGTTTTACAGCGTCTCAAATAAGACAAGACTTAAATAACTTCGGTGGATTTGGACAACAAGGTTACGGATATAATGTTGGCGCTCTTCACAATGAAATTGGAAAGATATTAGGATTAGATAAACAATACAATGCTATACTTATAGGGGCTGGTAACTTAGGTCAAGCTATTGCTAACTATTCAGGGTTTAGAAAAGCTGGCTTTGAAGTAAAAGCCTTATTTGATGCTAATCCAAGAATGATAGGGCTGAAAATAAGAGAATTTGAAGTTTTAGATTCAGAGGAAATAGAAGATTACGTAAGAGATAATGATATAGATATAGCTATATTATGTATACCTAAAAATGGTGCTCAGAGTATAGTAAATAAGTTAGTTAATGTGGGTATAAAAGGAATTTGGAACTTTGCTCCAATAGATTTAGAAGTACCAAAAGATGTAATAGTAGAAAATGTAAACTTAACTGAAAGTTTATTTACATTATCATACTTAATGAAAGAAAATGAAGAAATGTAA
- a CDS encoding ATP-binding protein — protein MKVYAFVGPSGTGKSYKALEVAYENDIEYIIDDGLLIHKNKIIAGISAKQASTTMEAVKRAIFNDNIHRGNVKAKISEQKIEKILVLGTSNKMINQIVEKLELGKIYRIINISEVSTQEEINIARDSRKRGNHIIPVPTMEIKPIASGLSINAIRRFFRRKNNTYKVLEKTIIRPTFSYIGKFYINPNVIEQIIRFEVNKISKVDKINKVQINNIDGNLYIKINININDIAQIKECYQLQKIVKESIEKVTSINVKIVNVNIEKLRFNATKD, from the coding sequence ATGAAAGTATATGCATTTGTAGGTCCTAGTGGAACAGGTAAAAGTTATAAGGCTTTAGAAGTTGCTTATGAAAATGACATAGAATATATAATTGATGATGGATTATTGATACATAAAAATAAGATAATTGCAGGTATTTCAGCTAAGCAGGCTAGCACAACAATGGAGGCTGTAAAAAGGGCAATATTTAATGATAATATTCACAGAGGTAATGTGAAGGCTAAAATAAGCGAACAAAAAATAGAAAAAATATTAGTTCTTGGAACTTCAAATAAAATGATAAATCAGATTGTAGAGAAGTTAGAACTTGGTAAAATTTATAGAATTATAAATATAAGTGAAGTAAGCACACAAGAAGAAATAAATATAGCTAGGGACTCTAGAAAAAGAGGAAATCATATAATACCAGTTCCAACAATGGAAATAAAGCCTATAGCTAGTGGTCTAAGCATAAACGCAATAAGAAGATTTTTTAGAAGAAAAAATAATACATATAAAGTTTTAGAAAAAACAATTATAAGACCTACATTTAGTTATATAGGAAAGTTCTATATAAATCCCAACGTAATAGAGCAAATTATAAGGTTTGAGGTTAATAAGATAAGTAAAGTTGATAAAATAAATAAAGTACAAATAAATAATATAGATGGAAATCTATATATAAAAATTAATATTAATATAAATGATATAGCTCAGATAAAAGAATGTTACCAATTGCAAAAAATAGTAAAAGAAAGCATAGAAAAAGTAACTTCTATAAATGTGAAAATTGTTAATGTGAATATAGAAAAATTAAGATTTAATGCTACCAAAGATTAG
- a CDS encoding Mrp/NBP35 family ATP-binding protein, whose translation MSSCDSCPSKGGCSKDKQKCMIENNSMNNIKNVIGVMSGKGGVGKSTISVMIAKQLRKLGYKVGILDADITGPSVPRLLGLKDKKAISNEQFLFPVESEDNIKVMSLNFLIEDENEPVIWRGAMISNAVKQFWTDVLWGELDYLIIDMPPGTGDVALTVMQNIPITGIVMVSIPQDLVSMIVSKAINMTKKMDIKVLGIIENMSYILCPDCNKEIKLFNGENVEKFLESSNLRLLGELPMTSSICNLSNNKNENLDELFSPIVDNMLSVLEEN comes from the coding sequence ATGTCAAGTTGTGATTCATGTCCATCAAAAGGTGGATGTAGTAAAGATAAACAAAAATGTATGATAGAAAACAATTCAATGAATAACATTAAAAATGTTATAGGTGTAATGAGTGGTAAAGGTGGTGTAGGTAAATCAACTATATCAGTAATGATTGCTAAGCAATTAAGAAAATTGGGGTATAAAGTAGGTATTTTAGATGCAGATATAACTGGACCGAGTGTTCCTAGATTACTTGGACTTAAAGATAAGAAAGCAATATCAAATGAACAATTTTTATTTCCAGTAGAGTCAGAAGATAATATAAAAGTGATGTCATTAAATTTCTTAATTGAAGATGAGAATGAACCCGTAATATGGAGGGGTGCAATGATATCTAATGCAGTTAAGCAATTTTGGACTGATGTACTTTGGGGAGAGTTAGATTATCTAATTATTGATATGCCACCAGGAACTGGAGATGTAGCATTAACAGTAATGCAAAATATTCCTATAACTGGGATTGTTATGGTGTCTATACCTCAAGATTTAGTATCAATGATTGTATCTAAAGCTATAAATATGACGAAAAAAATGGATATTAAAGTATTAGGAATTATTGAGAATATGAGTTACATACTTTGTCCGGATTGTAATAAAGAAATAAAACTATTTAATGGAGAAAATGTAGAAAAATTCTTAGAATCAAGTAATTTAAGACTTCTTGGTGAATTACCAATGACAAGTTCAATTTGTAATTTATCAAATAATAAAAATGAAAATTTAGATGAGTTATTTAGCCCGATAGTTGACAATATGTTAAGCGTATTAGAGGAGAATTAA
- a CDS encoding NAD(P)/FAD-dependent oxidoreductase codes for MLDKIFNMFKSKKSTDYVILGASAAGINAAKTLRELDSEANIIIISKDEKIYSRCMLHHVISNHKTVEDINFAGDKFIEENNINWIKGRSVKSIDSEEKLVELEDQIIQYDKLLIATGASAFVPPIKHLRDGNFIYTLRNIDEIDKIKEKASQSKKVAIIGAGLVGIDALAGLLEYKNLEVALVYNGKRILDKQLDKYSASTYEGKFIEKGAKLYPNSAIKEIVLEANKDVKGIKFEDGSILESDMIIVATGVVPNAEFIDSTKIEYNRGIVINDKCETTEKDIYAAGDVVGKNAIWPLAVKQGIVAAYNMIGKDKQIDDSFAFKNSMNFMGISTVSLGLTSPPDEEYKVISRCEEKGYKKFVYKDNVIYGLVAQGDISYTGTIAYLIKNKIEIPNLEDRIFDVGYADFLALKENGEFCYNI; via the coding sequence ATGCTAGATAAGATATTTAATATGTTTAAAAGTAAAAAATCAACTGATTATGTGATTTTAGGAGCTAGTGCAGCCGGTATAAATGCTGCTAAAACTTTAAGAGAATTAGATTCAGAAGCAAATATAATAATAATATCAAAGGATGAAAAAATTTATTCTCGTTGTATGTTACACCATGTTATATCTAATCATAAGACAGTAGAAGATATTAATTTTGCAGGTGACAAATTTATAGAAGAAAATAATATAAACTGGATAAAAGGAAGAAGTGTAAAAAGCATTGATTCAGAAGAAAAATTAGTAGAGCTAGAGGATCAAATAATACAATATGATAAACTTTTAATAGCAACTGGAGCGTCAGCATTTGTACCTCCAATAAAGCATTTAAGAGATGGAAATTTTATATATACTTTAAGAAATATAGATGAAATAGATAAGATAAAAGAGAAAGCATCTCAATCTAAAAAAGTTGCTATAATAGGTGCTGGATTAGTTGGTATAGACGCATTGGCAGGACTATTGGAATATAAAAATTTAGAGGTAGCACTAGTTTATAATGGAAAACGTATATTAGATAAACAGCTAGATAAATATAGCGCATCAACATATGAAGGGAAGTTTATTGAAAAAGGAGCTAAGTTGTATCCTAACTCAGCTATAAAAGAAATAGTACTTGAAGCAAATAAAGATGTAAAAGGTATAAAATTTGAAGATGGAAGTATCCTAGAGTCTGATATGATTATAGTAGCTACAGGTGTAGTCCCAAATGCAGAGTTTATAGACAGTACAAAAATAGAGTATAATAGAGGAATAGTAATTAATGATAAATGTGAAACTACAGAAAAGGATATATATGCTGCAGGTGATGTTGTAGGAAAAAATGCAATATGGCCATTAGCAGTTAAGCAAGGTATTGTAGCTGCATATAATATGATAGGTAAAGATAAGCAAATAGATGATAGTTTTGCATTTAAAAATAGTATGAACTTTATGGGTATATCTACTGTATCATTAGGTTTGACTTCACCACCTGATGAAGAATATAAAGTTATATCTAGATGTGAAGAAAAAGGATACAAAAAATTTGTATACAAGGATAACGTTATTTATGGATTGGTAGCTCAAGGAGATATATCATATACTGGGACTATAGCCTACTTAATAAAAAATAAAATTGAAATACCTAATTTAGAAGATAGAATATTTGATGTAGGATATGCAGACTTTTTGGCACTTAAGGAGAATGGAGAATTCTGCTATAATATATAA